The following nucleotide sequence is from Candidatus Thermoplasmatota archaeon.
TTACGCTTTTTGCACTCCTTACATCTTTCATATCCATCTCTCCTAATCACATTCCATACCTCCTCCCGCTTCTTGGAAGAGCATACGATTTCCCCATCGAGCATAACATGAGCCACATCTGGCCTAATGAAACGAAGTATGTCACCTCTGTGTGTGATCAAAAGGAGCGAAACATTACTGTCAAGTAATTTATCCTTTATAACCAATGCTAATCTCTCAAGTCTTTCTATATCAAGTCCGGCATCTAACTCATCAAAAATGACAAAACTTGGAGATAAACTTATTATCTGTATTATTTCTGATAATTTTCTTTCTCCACCAGAAAAACCGACGTTTATTTCCCTTTCCAAAATATCTGGGTTTATTGAGAATTCTTTTATGTCTGTCGTCTGTCTGGAGATTTTCTCCAAGAGTTTAGATAATGTCACTCCTTTTATGATGGGAGGATGCTGGAAGGCTAAAGATATCCCCAACTTCGATCTTTCATCTATTAATAAATTCGTTATATCTTCTCCTTTAAAGTTTATTTTTCCTTCTGTGATTTTATAATCTGGGAATCCCATTATGACCTGAGCCAAAGTAGATTTTCCCGAAGCATTTGGACCTAACAATGCATGTACTTCTGCATTTTTAATCTCTAGGTTAATGCCCCTCAAGATATCTTTGCCACCTACCTTTATTGATAAATTCTCTATTTTCAGCATAGTTCTTCCAATTAATTTTAGGATTCCCTAAATATATATAGCGTTAGGCAAATAAATAACCTATCCTAAAAAAATTAGATTTTTCTTTAAAACCAAAATTATTTCTTGCACTCGGTAGGGAATTCACCAGTTTTTGAATATATTTTGAAATACTCTATCCATTCTGGTATTCCTCTTGGACAATTCTGACAATTCTTCATGAAAGATACAAATTTCTTAAGTTGGATTATCGTTTTTGAATCGAGATTGTGCTCCATTGTGCAAGCATCTTTATCGGCTATTGAATCTGGAATTTGCAACAATTTCAATAACTCTACGAGAGTATCGTGTCGGTCTTTTACCGATTTTGCGATTTCCTCTCCTTTTTGCGTTAGCGATACACCTTCTTATCTTCTATATACAACAAAACCCATTTTATCCAATTTTTTCATCATCTCAGTTACACTCGATGGCTTAACATCTAAAGTAGTAGATATGTGCATTGTTTTGACGTAACCCCTATCTTGAGTGATGTTGAGTATCGCCCCTAAGTAATCTTCTACCTTTCTAGTGAGCATCGTCCCCCCTTATGCATGAATTCCTAAGTTTCTCACCGTCTAAAATCTTGCAAATTTCAGAGGCATTCAATAGGTTTCTCTGCTTCTGCATCTTTCCCCAAACTTCTCTCCAGTTCATCTTATTTCTCGTTTTGAGTATTCTTCATTTAAGAGCCTTTGATACATTCCATTCCCTTCTCTCGTTATTACGTACATCTTGGTTTTTGAATCTGATGATTGGGAACTACATTTCATTGGACACAAACTACAACCAGTTCTACGGATAACCTCTTCTATATAACCCAAATGTATCATTGACTCTATCATCGCTCGGACGGTAGACTTCCTCATACCCAGCTCCTTAGCAACATCATCAATTGTTTTTCCCTTACTTATTTTTGATAGGATATCTCCCATTTTATTCATGTTTCTCCCCTTCTCAGCAATCTAATATAGTATACTACCACCAGCGAAAAAGGCAGCAAGAACAGAGAAGGCATATATGGTGGTGCATATGTTTCAAAGAATCCTTCTAACGTGTTAAACCACCCTCCTTCTTCTCCACCGGGGATTGATTCCAACATCGTTGAAAATATCTGCATGCCAACAATGAGCCATATCATCACGCTGGCCATTACAGCTTTCGCTTGCTCATGGATGTCTGCAAAATTTTTAGTGCTAGATAGATAAAACAATCCTGCGAACCATAGAATAAGTCCTCTCCATAATAGGAATTCACCAGACATCTCCATAATACCCCAGGTAAGACTTTTACCTGCCAAGCCCAGCACCAGCCCTATTGCTCCAAAAGATGTTACAACAATGCCAAAAATAGCGAAGTATATGCTTCCAATTTTGTATTTTACATTATCACTCATTTTATGCCACCCCTAGTATTATCCATACAAAATGAAGTAGCCCACCGTACAAGAAGACCACTGCTGCAAGGGTTGTTAGGTTGCCGAATAGCACTTGCGCCACGCCTTTCCATCCGCCTTCTCTACCTTCTTTAATAATCATAGCGAAGGTTGCAACACATGGAAAGTAAAGGCTGACAAGCACAACCGAGGTAACCAATTGATACGTTGTCATTTCAATAGCAGAGAGCTGTGCAACAGCTAGATCCTTTCTCAGAAACGCTGCTATTAGTGGCCCTACAGTTTCTTTTGGCACGCCAAACCATCCCGATAACAAAGGCTCCAGGGCATTAGCCAGCCGATCTATAATACCTGCTAGATACAATACATTGACAATCACTACACCCAATAAAACGAATGGGATTGCGGTTGTAAAGAAGCTTTTTGTTCTCGTCCACAATTTTCTTCCTACATTTCTTGCCATTGGTTTTTGATAAGGAGGAACATCCAACAGCATTTCAGGAGATTTCCCGGGTATAATCTTGTTAAGAATGAAACCAAATATGAAGTATCCCATCAACAGATAGAGCATAACAAAGCCAACATATCTTGGGATCACCTCCAACATTATACCAAGCTGAGCGCCACAGGGAATAAATATTGCCAGTAATGTCATCATCATGAAACGTTGCTTTTTTGTTTCCAGTGTTCGAGTAGCTGTCACCGCCGGCACATTGCACCCAAGGGAAAGAATCATAGGCACTATCGCGAAACCGTGCAATCCTATTTTATGCAATACCGTATCAATGAGCACCGCCAGTCTAGGCATATAGCCACTATCTTCTAAAATGATCAGGAATAGATAGAATGCAATTATCGCAGGCAGAACAACGCCTATCGCCACGAAAAGACCACTGGTAAGCATCCCAAAAGCTTCGAAACAATTGTCTGCTGCCGGGTCGCCAACAAAGATATAGTGAATCCAACCATCGCTGGCTGTCGGCCATACCTCCTGCAACCAAGGCAGCCAATGCCCATCAAATATTTTAACAAAGAATCCGTCGGTAAAGAAACCTGCAAATGCACCGAAAAATGCCCAGAATCCATACAGAACTGCAATAGCAATAGGTATGCCTGTCAGAGGTTTAACAGTGATCTCAGCGATAGCATCCTTCAAAGTATGCCTATATTCACCGAACTTCACGGTTTTTTTAGATATTTTATCAATAAGATCCCATCTTTCATCAACTGTAAGTTTCATTGTATTTCACCACCTACTTTTCTGATTATTTCCCCAACCTCAACCAATGACGCTTCCTTTATCTTCGATACCAATTCTTTGACTCCCCTGCCACTTATCGCTATCGTGGGAACTATTGGAACGCCAAGGATATGCTGCAATTCATTCACATCAATCTGTATATTCTTATCCTCTGCAACATCCCACATATTCAATGCAATTACGACAGTGTAACCCTCCTCGATAATTTCAAGAGCGAGGTAAAGCCCTCGCTCTATTTTTGTAGAATCAATCACGCATATAATAACAGAGTCCCTATTCTCTCTAAGCATTTTTACCGCAACTTCTTCTGCTTTATCTTTAGGCTCCAAAGAAAAAGTGCCGGGGACATCAATGACTTCCACATCCTCTCCTCTTAGTCGCGTATACCCTTTTGTAAAATCCACTGTTGTACCAGGATAATTTGACTCCGTGACATTTGCTCCTGTTAAGCGGTTGAAAACAACACTTTTACCCACGTTTGGGTGACCCATAAGCAAAATCCTCATTTTTCCACCTCTATTATAATTTTATTTGCAATTCCCACTCCCACAGAGATGGCGGACCCGTCCACTGTAACGACAATAGGACCTTTTACGGGCTGTTTTGCAGCCAGCTTAATTTTTTTACTCACTCTGATGCCCATTCCAGCTACTTTCTCTCTTAATCCCCCTTCTATGCTATTTACAATACCTTCTTCCCCAGGACTCATTTCAGATAACTTTTTTCTCATGTTTACACCCTATTACCCTAATTTTTTTTGCCATACCCCGACCAATAGAAACTACATTCCTATCAACCTCAATGGTGATAGGTCCTTGACAAGAAATCGCTCTAACAAAGCTACCTTCGGATACGCCCATCAGAGCCAATCTCTGTCTGAGACCATGTCTTCCCTCTATTGCAATGATTTTCGCCAGTTCGCCTGGTTTTAGTTGTGCGAGCTCCATTATTCCTCCTTTTCTAACATCGTTTGTTCGACGGTCTTTTGAAAGATTTCTATTCTGGACACTTAATCACATCCATTTACTCGGATTATCGGATACATTATGGCATACCGTATATTCCCTGCGATATTTAAAAATTTCGGCTAGCAGAATTATCTACGGCAGACAAAACATTCTGTTAGGAAAAGTTACTAAAATATTTCAGCCATTCTATAAAGGCAAACGCACACCCCTTTTAGATCACCAAACACTTTTCCCTCATGATTGAAACTAACTTGTATTTTGCGAACTTTGTATTTACATAACTCTCCACTTCGGAGTTATTTTGATTTAATCTACAGTCGGTCCTCTCTATGGTTAGCCTGACCAGATTATTCCCGAGGATATGTCTTCAGGCTCTCTTTCGCAATAAAAACATTTGATACGGAGCGGCTCTCTACTTTTGACAACGAAGCGGGGCTTGACGGGCTCATTAGAGTTTGATATGCAATTCGGGTTCGCACATTTCACAATTCCGACAATTTCATCTGGAATGATGACCCGGTGTTTATCCGCCACTTCATAATCTCTGATGATATTTATCGTTGCGTTCGGGGCAATCAACGCTATTTTATCCACCTCATGGCTTTTCAGTTCTCTATTCTCAATTTTCACGATATCCTTTTTTCCTCCCTTGCCCTCTACGTTCATCACAACACTGATTATGGAACCACCAGCGCCTTCCGAGATTTTTAGGATTTTCAGAACTTTGAGAGCGTATCCCGGGGTGATGTGGTCAATTACGGTTCCGTTTTTTATTGGCTGAACTTTTAATTCCTTCATTCTTCACCCCCTAAAACTAGAGATATTAAAGCCATTCTTACGGGCACCCCATTAAAAGCCTGCCGGAAATAGGATGCATATTTCGTCCCGTCTACCTCTGGGTCTATTTCATACACTCTCGGAAGGGGATGCATCACTATCGCATTATCCTTTGCATTTTCCAGCATTTTATTGTCTATCCTGTATATTCCCACTACTTTGTTATATTCCTCTGGATCGGGGAAACGCTCTCTCTGTATCCTTGTGATATAAAAAACATCAATATCTCCTACAACTTTTTCCAGATCGGTTTCAAATGATATTTTTGCGCCCAACCCCTCACATTCTTCCACTACTTCAGAAGGTATCTGTAACTGTTCCGGGGCAATGAACATTATCTCTGCCTTGAATAAAGCCAGGGCATATGCAAGGGAATGAATCGTCCTTCCATACTTCAGGTCCCCTATAAGCGCCACTTTGTTGTTTTCTATGTCTCCTTTTTCCTTTTTTATGGTAAATAAATCCAGTAAACATTGAGTCGGATGATGGCCGGCCCCGTCCCCGCCGTTTATAATGGGTACAGATGCAAATTCCGCAGCCATTCGAGCCGAGCCTTCATGGGGATGGCGCATGACGATAATATCGCAATAACTTTCTGCAGTTCTTATTGTATCTGCAAGACTCTCGCCCTTCTGCATAGATGTCGCCCCCGGCTGAGCGAATCCTATAACATCGCCCCCAAGTCGCTTCATTGCCGTCTCAAATGAAAGGCGTGTTCTCGTCGAGGGCTCAAAGAAAAGAGATGCCATTATTTCCCCTTCCAGCAAGTTACTTTTCTCTTTCCCCTGGGCAATTGTGGCCATGCTTTCGGCAACATTCAAGATATGCAATATCTCTTCTTTCGTCAAATCTTTTATGGAAACTATATCCCTGCCCTTGAAATTCATCATAGATATATTGCAATGGGATTAATAAAAGTTGGTGATGCATGCCTTCTTTCAGTACTTTTTCTGTGGATTCATTGCCATTTGCTTTTGATATCTGGGTTAAAACTTCTTGGATATGTTTTCTTCCAGCAATGCCAACTTTTTTTCTGCTTTTTCCATTATCTCATTTGCCATAGAGACGATCAGTGCGAGATAATCCTCGCCACAAAGTATGTTTCCGTTAATGCCGAGTGGAACATCCAACTCTTCCGTGCTGCATATCTCCACGGCGACCTTACTACCGATGGATTTTATACCTGAATTTTTAAAACCGCTCTGTTTTGCAACCTTGACCAAATCCGATGCCATTCCTATATCTGTCGCCGATACATGGAAAATGGGCGGCTGGGCAAGGAACCATATTTCCCCCCTATCTGATTTTTCAAGCGAATCCATTACATCGTTCACATTTATCTTCCTATCCCACTTTCCAAGGAATTTTGCATTGAGCTTGTCCCCGATTGACGGTAGCTCCAGTACAACTATTCTTCCCGAGCAGCTGCTCGTTGTAAAAAAATACTCTATTTCATTCAATTTTTCCAGTATGGACAAAGCCTTTCTGTCAACCTCTCCATTCACTACCGCCTTTTCCAGAACTTCCATGGCTTTTTCCTTTGCCTGCAAAAATTTTTTACTTCCCAGCTTTTTTACTTCTTTACCAAGTGGATGTATGATATCTTTCAACTCCCCCTTCCTTATAACCATAGTGCCGACAATGCCGACAATGACACCCGCCAGACCATCATAAACTAAATCCATCATGGTATCGTTCAACCCAAGCTGTGCTTTTGGTGCACCGACAAAAATCTGGTCAGAGAAAAATTCTCCCACTTCCCATAATGTTCCTATGGCAATGGTAAATATTACAATAAAAAAGCCTATCATAAAAAGATCCATGCTAAGGCCTTCCCAGTACACATCAAGCAAATATATGATAACTAGGGCAAAAAATGCCACGATACTGGAAACCATGAAATGGGCTATCTTGTCATAATACGGAATAGAGTAAAAATGAAGTACACCGCCCCATACGTGGAGAGAAAGAGCAAAAGCAATGAGCAGTTCAGTAATCCATGGAAGAGAGATGTGATAACTTCTTTTTATGAACAGCGGGCCAATTGC
It contains:
- a CDS encoding ABC transporter ATP-binding protein; the protein is MLKIENLSIKVGGKDILRGINLEIKNAEVHALLGPNASGKSTLAQVIMGFPDYKITEGKINFKGEDITNLLIDERSKLGISLAFQHPPIIKGVTLSKLLEKISRQTTDIKEFSINPDILEREINVGFSGGERKLSEIIQIISLSPSFVIFDELDAGLDIERLERLALVIKDKLLDSNVSLLLITHRGDILRFIRPDVAHVMLDGEIVCSSKKREEVWNVIRRDGYERCKECKKRKLFSN
- a CDS encoding helix-turn-helix domain-containing protein, with the translated sequence MNKMGDILSKISKGKTIDDVAKELGMRKSTVRAMIESMIHLGYIEEVIRRTGCSLCPMKCSSQSSDSKTKMYVITREGNGMYQRLLNEEYSKREIR
- a CDS encoding nucleoside recognition domain-containing protein — encoded protein: MKLTVDERWDLIDKISKKTVKFGEYRHTLKDAIAEITVKPLTGIPIAIAVLYGFWAFFGAFAGFFTDGFFVKIFDGHWLPWLQEVWPTASDGWIHYIFVGDPAADNCFEAFGMLTSGLFVAIGVVLPAIIAFYLFLIILEDSGYMPRLAVLIDTVLHKIGLHGFAIVPMILSLGCNVPAVTATRTLETKKQRFMMMTLLAIFIPCGAQLGIMLEVIPRYVGFVMLYLLMGYFIFGFILNKIIPGKSPEMLLDVPPYQKPMARNVGRKLWTRTKSFFTTAIPFVLLGVVIVNVLYLAGIIDRLANALEPLLSGWFGVPKETVGPLIAAFLRKDLAVAQLSAIEMTTYQLVTSVVLVSLYFPCVATFAMIIKEGREGGWKGVAQVLFGNLTTLAAVVFLYGGLLHFVWIILGVA
- a CDS encoding FeoB small GTPase domain-containing protein, giving the protein MRILLMGHPNVGKSVVFNRLTGANVTESNYPGTTVDFTKGYTRLRGEDVEVIDVPGTFSLEPKDKAEEVAVKMLRENRDSVIICVIDSTKIERGLYLALEIIEEGYTVVIALNMWDVAEDKNIQIDVNELQHILGVPIVPTIAISGRGVKELVSKIKEASLVEVGEIIRKVGGEIQ
- a CDS encoding FeoA family protein translates to MRKKLSEMSPGEEGIVNSIEGGLREKVAGMGIRVSKKIKLAAKQPVKGPIVVTVDGSAISVGVGIANKIIIEVEK
- a CDS encoding FeoA family protein, whose amino-acid sequence is MELAQLKPGELAKIIAIEGRHGLRQRLALMGVSEGSFVRAISCQGPITIEVDRNVVSIGRGMAKKIRVIGCKHEKKVI
- the pyrI gene encoding aspartate carbamoyltransferase regulatory subunit, translated to MKELKVQPIKNGTVIDHITPGYALKVLKILKISEGAGGSIISVVMNVEGKGGKKDIVKIENRELKSHEVDKIALIAPNATINIIRDYEVADKHRVIIPDEIVGIVKCANPNCISNSNEPVKPRFVVKSREPLRIKCFYCEREPEDISSGIIWSG
- the pyrB gene encoding aspartate carbamoyltransferase, which gives rise to MNFKGRDIVSIKDLTKEEILHILNVAESMATIAQGKEKSNLLEGEIMASLFFEPSTRTRLSFETAMKRLGGDVIGFAQPGATSMQKGESLADTIRTAESYCDIIVMRHPHEGSARMAAEFASVPIINGGDGAGHHPTQCLLDLFTIKKEKGDIENNKVALIGDLKYGRTIHSLAYALALFKAEIMFIAPEQLQIPSEVVEECEGLGAKISFETDLEKVVGDIDVFYITRIQRERFPDPEEYNKVVGIYRIDNKMLENAKDNAIVMHPLPRVYEIDPEVDGTKYASYFRQAFNGVPVRMALISLVLGGEE